In Stigmatopora argus isolate UIUO_Sarg chromosome 17, RoL_Sarg_1.0, whole genome shotgun sequence, the following are encoded in one genomic region:
- the vill gene encoding villin-1 isoform X2, with protein sequence MITTVAAAFKSMTTSTVHVMMNESNKDAFRSVNRKPGLQIWTINKLQMVPVVPHSFGNFFEGDCYIILHMSQNLGTADIHYWIGKASSQDEQGAAAIYVSQLDEYLGGAPVQHREVQGYESPRFKSYFKNGVIYKKGGVASGFDHVDTNTYNVQRLLHVKGRKHVTATEVDVSWKSFNTGDIFLLDLGKSIVQWNGEKSNTREKLKATLLAQDIRDRERGGRAQIGVVEGGDERDSPELMKTMTDALGQRSAPVKTAVPDDDTLQAHNATVRLYHIYDVSGNMVVQEVATQPLTQDLLQSSDCYLLDNGGSSVIVWKGKNSSKEERQGAMNRAVGYIKAKNYPASTRVEVMCEGGESAMFKHLFKSWRDKNTTRGLGNTHNVGKIAKVDQVKFDVLELHGHPKLAAQQRMVDDGSGDVKVWRIENVELAEVEPRSYGQFYGGDCYLVLYTYRVSNREQHILYMWQGRHATKDEVTACAYQAVHVDVKYNGTPVQVRVTMGKEPRHFLAIFKGKLIIFEGGTGRPGVVNPVAGDRLFQVRGTNELNTKATEVPARASSLNSNDVFLLDSEHSCFLWYGKGCNGDERLMGRALADVFSKREKQVVMEGQEPAEFWVALGGKAPYASDKSFQVEEPLHSPRLFECSNQTGQFRMTEVADFAQSDLDEEDVMLLDTWEEVFLWMGVSANEYETKEAWNCAREYLRTHPAGRDPDTPMISVKQGCEPPTFTGWFNAWDPHKWSGGKSYNQIKKELNQEASLSQNLNNNTLTSGRDGYQAPGAPMSPPLAYRSHLGDSSPHATSPTTSYPLSGDHLGPEDLVNKPASDLPPGVDPCHKENFLSDGDFERLLGVDRLEFQRLPTWRQNEMKKKAGLF encoded by the exons TCCACAGTACACGTTATGATGAATGAGAGCAATAAAGATGCCTTTAGGAGTGTCAACAGAAAACCCGGCTTGCAGATATGGACCATTAAC AAGCTGCAAATGGTGCCTGTGGTGCCCCACAGTTTTGGAAACTTCTTTGAGGGCGATTGTTATATTATTCTGCAT ATGAGTCAGAACTTGGGCACGGCCGACATCCACTACTGGATCGGAAAGGCTTCGTCGCAGGACGAGCAGGGCGCGGCAGCCATCTACGTCTCCCAGCTGGACGAGTACTTGGGAGGGGCGCCGGTGCAGCACAGGGAGGTGCAGGGATACGAGTCGCCTCGCTTCAAGAGTTACTTCAAAAATGGCGTCAT CTACAAAAAGGGAGGTGTGGCTTCAGGTTTTGACCACGTAGACACCAACACCTACAACGTCCAGCGCCTGCTGCATGTCAAGGGTCGCAAGCATGTCACGGCCACAGAG GTGGATGTATCATGGAAAAGCTTTAATACAGGCGACATCTTCCTGCTGGATCTAGGCAAAAGCATTGTGCAATGGAATGGAGAGAAGAGCAACACAAGAGAAAAGCTCAAG GCCACTTTGCTGGCTCAGGATATCCGTGACCGCGAGCGAGGCGGCCGGGCTCAGATCGGAGTCGTGGAGGGCGGGGACGAGCGCGACTCGCCCGAACTCATGAAGACAATGACGGACGCGCTGGGTCAAAGGAGCGCCCCGGTCAAGACCGCTGTGCCCGACGATGACACCCTCCAGGCGCACAACGCCACCGTCAGGCTCTACCA TATCTACGACGTCAGTGGGAATATGGTCGTTCAAGAGGTGGCCACACAGCCCCTAACCCAAGATCTACTTCAGTCCTCT GACTGCTACCTCTTGGACAACGGGGGCTCCAGTGTGATTGTATGGAAAGGGAAAAACTCTTCCAAAGAGGAGAGACAGGGCGCCATGAACCGGGCGGTG GGTTATATTAAAGCCAAGAACTACCCGGCGAGCACCAGAGTGGAGGTGATGTGCGAGGGTGGCGAGTCAGCCATGTTTAAGCACCTGTTCAAGAGCTGGAGGGACAAGAATACGACGCGGGGACTGGGCAACACGCATAATGTGGGAAAGATAG CAAAGGTGGACCAGGTAAAGTTTGACGTGCTGGAGCTCCACGGGCATCCCAAGCTGGCGGCGCAGCAACGCATGGTGGACGACGGCTCGGGAGACGTCAAG GTGTGGCGTATCGAGAATGTGGAGCTGGCGGAGGTCGAGCCGAGATCCTACGGACAGTTCTACGGAGGAGACTGCTACTTGGTGCTGTACACGTATCGCGTTTCAAACCGGGAGCAGCACATTCTCTACATGTGGCAG GGGCGCCACGCCACGAAAGACGAGGTGACGGCTTGCGCGTATCAGGCGGTGCATGTTGATGTCAAGTATAACGGCACCCCAGTGCAAGTCAGGGTGACTATGGGAAAGGAGCCCCGACATTTCCTGGCCATTTTTAAAGGCAAACTTATAATCTTTGAG GGGGGGACTGGTCGACCTGGCGTGGTCAACCCTGTGGCCGGAGATAGACTCTTCCAGGTCCGGGGGACTAACGAGTTGAATACCAAGGCAACTGAGGTCCCGGCCAGAGCGTCGTCTCTCAACTCCAACGATGTTTTCCTGCTCGACAGCGAGCACTCGTGCTTCCTGTGGTACGGAAAG GGTTGCAACGGGGACGAGAGGTTGATGGGCAGAGCCCTTGCTGACGTCTTCTCCAAGCGGGAAAAGCAGGTGGTCATGGAAGGTCAGGAACCTGCGGAATTCTGGGTAGCCTTGGGAGGGAAGGCTCCTTATGCTAGTGACAAGAG CTTCCAGGTGGAGGAACCTCTTCACAGCCCTCGTCTCTTTGAATGCTCCAATCAGACGGGTCAGTTTAGGATGACCGAGGTGGCCGACTTTGCGCAAAGCGATCTTGACGAGGAGGACGTCATGTTGCTGGACACCTGGGAGGAG GTTTTCTTGTGGATGGGCGTCTCGGCCAACGAGTACGAGACCAAAGAAGCGTGGAACTGCGCCCGGGAGTATCTGCGAACCCACCCGGCGGGCCGCGACCCGGACACGCCCATGATTTCTGTCAAACAGGGCTGCGAACCGCCTACGTTCACGGGCTGGTTTAATGCATGGGACCCCCACAAGTGGAGT GGGGGAAAATCCTACAATCAGATTAAGAAGGAGCTGAACCAAGAGGCGTCGCTCTCTCAA AACCTGAACAACAACACTTTGACTTCGGGCAGAGATGGTTACCAGGCTCCCGGGGCCCCCATGAGCCCCCCGCTGGCCTACAGGAGTCATTTAGGGGATTCATCACCCCACGCCACTAGCCCGACCACGTCATACCCTTTATCTGGAGACCACCTGGGTCCCGAGGACCTCGTCAACAAGCCAGCTTCGGACCTCCCCCCGGGGGTGGACCCCTGCCACAAAGAG AATTTCCTGTCGGACGGCGACTTTGAGCGGCTGCTCGGCGTGGACCGCCTGGAATTCCAGCGCCTGCCGACGTGGCGACAAAACGAGATGAAAAAGAAGGCGGGGCTTTTTTAA
- the vill gene encoding villin-1 isoform X1, translating into MITTVAAAFKSMTTSTVHVMMNESNKDAFRSVNRKPGLQIWTINKLQMVPVVPHSFGNFFEGDCYIILHMSQNLGTADIHYWIGKASSQDEQGAAAIYVSQLDEYLGGAPVQHREVQGYESPRFKSYFKNGVIYKKGGVASGFDHVDTNTYNVQRLLHVKGRKHVTATEVDVSWKSFNTGDIFLLDLGKSIVQWNGEKSNTREKLKATLLAQDIRDRERGGRAQIGVVEGGDERDSPELMKTMTDALGQRSAPVKTAVPDDDTLQAHNATVRLYHIYDVSGNMVVQEVATQPLTQDLLQSSDCYLLDNGGSSVIVWKGKNSSKEERQGAMNRAVGYIKAKNYPASTRVEVMCEGGESAMFKHLFKSWRDKNTTRGLGNTHNVGKIAKVDQVKFDVLELHGHPKLAAQQRMVDDGSGDVKVWRIENVELAEVEPRSYGQFYGGDCYLVLYTYRVSNREQHILYMWQGRHATKDEVTACAYQAVHVDVKYNGTPVQVRVTMGKEPRHFLAIFKGKLIIFEGGTGRPGVVNPVAGDRLFQVRGTNELNTKATEVPARASSLNSNDVFLLDSEHSCFLWYGKGCNGDERLMGRALADVFSKREKQVVMEGQEPAEFWVALGGKAPYASDKSFQVEEPLHSPRLFECSNQTGQFRMTEVADFAQSDLDEEDVMLLDTWEEVFLWMGVSANEYETKEAWNCAREYLRTHPAGRDPDTPMISVKQGCEPPTFTGWFNAWDPHKWSGGKSYNQIKKELNQEASLSQVSINLNNNTLTSGRDGYQAPGAPMSPPLAYRSHLGDSSPHATSPTTSYPLSGDHLGPEDLVNKPASDLPPGVDPCHKENFLSDGDFERLLGVDRLEFQRLPTWRQNEMKKKAGLF; encoded by the exons TCCACAGTACACGTTATGATGAATGAGAGCAATAAAGATGCCTTTAGGAGTGTCAACAGAAAACCCGGCTTGCAGATATGGACCATTAAC AAGCTGCAAATGGTGCCTGTGGTGCCCCACAGTTTTGGAAACTTCTTTGAGGGCGATTGTTATATTATTCTGCAT ATGAGTCAGAACTTGGGCACGGCCGACATCCACTACTGGATCGGAAAGGCTTCGTCGCAGGACGAGCAGGGCGCGGCAGCCATCTACGTCTCCCAGCTGGACGAGTACTTGGGAGGGGCGCCGGTGCAGCACAGGGAGGTGCAGGGATACGAGTCGCCTCGCTTCAAGAGTTACTTCAAAAATGGCGTCAT CTACAAAAAGGGAGGTGTGGCTTCAGGTTTTGACCACGTAGACACCAACACCTACAACGTCCAGCGCCTGCTGCATGTCAAGGGTCGCAAGCATGTCACGGCCACAGAG GTGGATGTATCATGGAAAAGCTTTAATACAGGCGACATCTTCCTGCTGGATCTAGGCAAAAGCATTGTGCAATGGAATGGAGAGAAGAGCAACACAAGAGAAAAGCTCAAG GCCACTTTGCTGGCTCAGGATATCCGTGACCGCGAGCGAGGCGGCCGGGCTCAGATCGGAGTCGTGGAGGGCGGGGACGAGCGCGACTCGCCCGAACTCATGAAGACAATGACGGACGCGCTGGGTCAAAGGAGCGCCCCGGTCAAGACCGCTGTGCCCGACGATGACACCCTCCAGGCGCACAACGCCACCGTCAGGCTCTACCA TATCTACGACGTCAGTGGGAATATGGTCGTTCAAGAGGTGGCCACACAGCCCCTAACCCAAGATCTACTTCAGTCCTCT GACTGCTACCTCTTGGACAACGGGGGCTCCAGTGTGATTGTATGGAAAGGGAAAAACTCTTCCAAAGAGGAGAGACAGGGCGCCATGAACCGGGCGGTG GGTTATATTAAAGCCAAGAACTACCCGGCGAGCACCAGAGTGGAGGTGATGTGCGAGGGTGGCGAGTCAGCCATGTTTAAGCACCTGTTCAAGAGCTGGAGGGACAAGAATACGACGCGGGGACTGGGCAACACGCATAATGTGGGAAAGATAG CAAAGGTGGACCAGGTAAAGTTTGACGTGCTGGAGCTCCACGGGCATCCCAAGCTGGCGGCGCAGCAACGCATGGTGGACGACGGCTCGGGAGACGTCAAG GTGTGGCGTATCGAGAATGTGGAGCTGGCGGAGGTCGAGCCGAGATCCTACGGACAGTTCTACGGAGGAGACTGCTACTTGGTGCTGTACACGTATCGCGTTTCAAACCGGGAGCAGCACATTCTCTACATGTGGCAG GGGCGCCACGCCACGAAAGACGAGGTGACGGCTTGCGCGTATCAGGCGGTGCATGTTGATGTCAAGTATAACGGCACCCCAGTGCAAGTCAGGGTGACTATGGGAAAGGAGCCCCGACATTTCCTGGCCATTTTTAAAGGCAAACTTATAATCTTTGAG GGGGGGACTGGTCGACCTGGCGTGGTCAACCCTGTGGCCGGAGATAGACTCTTCCAGGTCCGGGGGACTAACGAGTTGAATACCAAGGCAACTGAGGTCCCGGCCAGAGCGTCGTCTCTCAACTCCAACGATGTTTTCCTGCTCGACAGCGAGCACTCGTGCTTCCTGTGGTACGGAAAG GGTTGCAACGGGGACGAGAGGTTGATGGGCAGAGCCCTTGCTGACGTCTTCTCCAAGCGGGAAAAGCAGGTGGTCATGGAAGGTCAGGAACCTGCGGAATTCTGGGTAGCCTTGGGAGGGAAGGCTCCTTATGCTAGTGACAAGAG CTTCCAGGTGGAGGAACCTCTTCACAGCCCTCGTCTCTTTGAATGCTCCAATCAGACGGGTCAGTTTAGGATGACCGAGGTGGCCGACTTTGCGCAAAGCGATCTTGACGAGGAGGACGTCATGTTGCTGGACACCTGGGAGGAG GTTTTCTTGTGGATGGGCGTCTCGGCCAACGAGTACGAGACCAAAGAAGCGTGGAACTGCGCCCGGGAGTATCTGCGAACCCACCCGGCGGGCCGCGACCCGGACACGCCCATGATTTCTGTCAAACAGGGCTGCGAACCGCCTACGTTCACGGGCTGGTTTAATGCATGGGACCCCCACAAGTGGAGT GGGGGAAAATCCTACAATCAGATTAAGAAGGAGCTGAACCAAGAGGCGTCGCTCTCTCAAGTCAGTATT AACCTGAACAACAACACTTTGACTTCGGGCAGAGATGGTTACCAGGCTCCCGGGGCCCCCATGAGCCCCCCGCTGGCCTACAGGAGTCATTTAGGGGATTCATCACCCCACGCCACTAGCCCGACCACGTCATACCCTTTATCTGGAGACCACCTGGGTCCCGAGGACCTCGTCAACAAGCCAGCTTCGGACCTCCCCCCGGGGGTGGACCCCTGCCACAAAGAG AATTTCCTGTCGGACGGCGACTTTGAGCGGCTGCTCGGCGTGGACCGCCTGGAATTCCAGCGCCTGCCGACGTGGCGACAAAACGAGATGAAAAAGAAGGCGGGGCTTTTTTAA
- the vill gene encoding villin-1 isoform X3 — protein sequence MMNESNKDAFRSVNRKPGLQIWTINKLQMVPVVPHSFGNFFEGDCYIILHMSQNLGTADIHYWIGKASSQDEQGAAAIYVSQLDEYLGGAPVQHREVQGYESPRFKSYFKNGVIYKKGGVASGFDHVDTNTYNVQRLLHVKGRKHVTATEVDVSWKSFNTGDIFLLDLGKSIVQWNGEKSNTREKLKATLLAQDIRDRERGGRAQIGVVEGGDERDSPELMKTMTDALGQRSAPVKTAVPDDDTLQAHNATVRLYHIYDVSGNMVVQEVATQPLTQDLLQSSDCYLLDNGGSSVIVWKGKNSSKEERQGAMNRAVGYIKAKNYPASTRVEVMCEGGESAMFKHLFKSWRDKNTTRGLGNTHNVGKIAKVDQVKFDVLELHGHPKLAAQQRMVDDGSGDVKVWRIENVELAEVEPRSYGQFYGGDCYLVLYTYRVSNREQHILYMWQGRHATKDEVTACAYQAVHVDVKYNGTPVQVRVTMGKEPRHFLAIFKGKLIIFEGGTGRPGVVNPVAGDRLFQVRGTNELNTKATEVPARASSLNSNDVFLLDSEHSCFLWYGKGCNGDERLMGRALADVFSKREKQVVMEGQEPAEFWVALGGKAPYASDKSFQVEEPLHSPRLFECSNQTGQFRMTEVADFAQSDLDEEDVMLLDTWEEVFLWMGVSANEYETKEAWNCAREYLRTHPAGRDPDTPMISVKQGCEPPTFTGWFNAWDPHKWSGGKSYNQIKKELNQEASLSQVSINLNNNTLTSGRDGYQAPGAPMSPPLAYRSHLGDSSPHATSPTTSYPLSGDHLGPEDLVNKPASDLPPGVDPCHKENFLSDGDFERLLGVDRLEFQRLPTWRQNEMKKKAGLF from the exons ATGATGAATGAGAGCAATAAAGATGCCTTTAGGAGTGTCAACAGAAAACCCGGCTTGCAGATATGGACCATTAAC AAGCTGCAAATGGTGCCTGTGGTGCCCCACAGTTTTGGAAACTTCTTTGAGGGCGATTGTTATATTATTCTGCAT ATGAGTCAGAACTTGGGCACGGCCGACATCCACTACTGGATCGGAAAGGCTTCGTCGCAGGACGAGCAGGGCGCGGCAGCCATCTACGTCTCCCAGCTGGACGAGTACTTGGGAGGGGCGCCGGTGCAGCACAGGGAGGTGCAGGGATACGAGTCGCCTCGCTTCAAGAGTTACTTCAAAAATGGCGTCAT CTACAAAAAGGGAGGTGTGGCTTCAGGTTTTGACCACGTAGACACCAACACCTACAACGTCCAGCGCCTGCTGCATGTCAAGGGTCGCAAGCATGTCACGGCCACAGAG GTGGATGTATCATGGAAAAGCTTTAATACAGGCGACATCTTCCTGCTGGATCTAGGCAAAAGCATTGTGCAATGGAATGGAGAGAAGAGCAACACAAGAGAAAAGCTCAAG GCCACTTTGCTGGCTCAGGATATCCGTGACCGCGAGCGAGGCGGCCGGGCTCAGATCGGAGTCGTGGAGGGCGGGGACGAGCGCGACTCGCCCGAACTCATGAAGACAATGACGGACGCGCTGGGTCAAAGGAGCGCCCCGGTCAAGACCGCTGTGCCCGACGATGACACCCTCCAGGCGCACAACGCCACCGTCAGGCTCTACCA TATCTACGACGTCAGTGGGAATATGGTCGTTCAAGAGGTGGCCACACAGCCCCTAACCCAAGATCTACTTCAGTCCTCT GACTGCTACCTCTTGGACAACGGGGGCTCCAGTGTGATTGTATGGAAAGGGAAAAACTCTTCCAAAGAGGAGAGACAGGGCGCCATGAACCGGGCGGTG GGTTATATTAAAGCCAAGAACTACCCGGCGAGCACCAGAGTGGAGGTGATGTGCGAGGGTGGCGAGTCAGCCATGTTTAAGCACCTGTTCAAGAGCTGGAGGGACAAGAATACGACGCGGGGACTGGGCAACACGCATAATGTGGGAAAGATAG CAAAGGTGGACCAGGTAAAGTTTGACGTGCTGGAGCTCCACGGGCATCCCAAGCTGGCGGCGCAGCAACGCATGGTGGACGACGGCTCGGGAGACGTCAAG GTGTGGCGTATCGAGAATGTGGAGCTGGCGGAGGTCGAGCCGAGATCCTACGGACAGTTCTACGGAGGAGACTGCTACTTGGTGCTGTACACGTATCGCGTTTCAAACCGGGAGCAGCACATTCTCTACATGTGGCAG GGGCGCCACGCCACGAAAGACGAGGTGACGGCTTGCGCGTATCAGGCGGTGCATGTTGATGTCAAGTATAACGGCACCCCAGTGCAAGTCAGGGTGACTATGGGAAAGGAGCCCCGACATTTCCTGGCCATTTTTAAAGGCAAACTTATAATCTTTGAG GGGGGGACTGGTCGACCTGGCGTGGTCAACCCTGTGGCCGGAGATAGACTCTTCCAGGTCCGGGGGACTAACGAGTTGAATACCAAGGCAACTGAGGTCCCGGCCAGAGCGTCGTCTCTCAACTCCAACGATGTTTTCCTGCTCGACAGCGAGCACTCGTGCTTCCTGTGGTACGGAAAG GGTTGCAACGGGGACGAGAGGTTGATGGGCAGAGCCCTTGCTGACGTCTTCTCCAAGCGGGAAAAGCAGGTGGTCATGGAAGGTCAGGAACCTGCGGAATTCTGGGTAGCCTTGGGAGGGAAGGCTCCTTATGCTAGTGACAAGAG CTTCCAGGTGGAGGAACCTCTTCACAGCCCTCGTCTCTTTGAATGCTCCAATCAGACGGGTCAGTTTAGGATGACCGAGGTGGCCGACTTTGCGCAAAGCGATCTTGACGAGGAGGACGTCATGTTGCTGGACACCTGGGAGGAG GTTTTCTTGTGGATGGGCGTCTCGGCCAACGAGTACGAGACCAAAGAAGCGTGGAACTGCGCCCGGGAGTATCTGCGAACCCACCCGGCGGGCCGCGACCCGGACACGCCCATGATTTCTGTCAAACAGGGCTGCGAACCGCCTACGTTCACGGGCTGGTTTAATGCATGGGACCCCCACAAGTGGAGT GGGGGAAAATCCTACAATCAGATTAAGAAGGAGCTGAACCAAGAGGCGTCGCTCTCTCAAGTCAGTATT AACCTGAACAACAACACTTTGACTTCGGGCAGAGATGGTTACCAGGCTCCCGGGGCCCCCATGAGCCCCCCGCTGGCCTACAGGAGTCATTTAGGGGATTCATCACCCCACGCCACTAGCCCGACCACGTCATACCCTTTATCTGGAGACCACCTGGGTCCCGAGGACCTCGTCAACAAGCCAGCTTCGGACCTCCCCCCGGGGGTGGACCCCTGCCACAAAGAG AATTTCCTGTCGGACGGCGACTTTGAGCGGCTGCTCGGCGTGGACCGCCTGGAATTCCAGCGCCTGCCGACGTGGCGACAAAACGAGATGAAAAAGAAGGCGGGGCTTTTTTAA